Proteins from a genomic interval of Buchnera aphidicola (Brachycaudus cardui):
- the fbaA gene encoding class II fructose-bisphosphate aldolase, with amino-acid sequence MNILNIIKPGVVTGDEARIIFEFAKKKGFAIPAVNCIGTDSINAVLETSARVQSPVIIQFSHGGASFIAGGYQKKSLLDQEQSIKGAISGAQHVHLMAKYYNVPVILHTDHCSKEILSWIDGLLEYGENFYKKNRRPLFTSHMIDLSKESLEENISTCRKYLKIMKKINMMLEIELGCTGGEEDGVDNTKIDKELLYTQPKDVNYAYERLNKISHNFSIAASFGNIHGVYQPGNVDLRPIILKNSQEYVSMKHNLQKNPLNLVFHGGSGSNSQEIQESIKYGIVKMNIDTDIQWATWNGVLKFYKKNKEFLQHQLGNHNDKHKPNKKYYDPRSWIREAQKSMSIRLETSFKELNAFNIL; translated from the coding sequence TTGAACATTCTAAATATCATTAAACCTGGTGTTGTAACTGGTGATGAAGCTCGAATAATATTTGAATTTGCAAAAAAAAAGGGATTTGCAATACCAGCTGTGAATTGCATAGGAACTGACTCTATAAATGCTGTATTGGAAACTTCTGCTAGAGTACAATCTCCAGTTATCATACAATTTTCTCATGGAGGAGCTTCTTTTATTGCGGGAGGATATCAAAAAAAATCTTTACTTGATCAAGAACAATCAATTAAAGGAGCAATATCTGGAGCTCAGCATGTACATTTAATGGCAAAATATTATAATGTTCCAGTAATACTTCATACAGATCACTGTTCAAAAGAAATATTATCATGGATTGATGGATTGTTAGAGTATGGAGAAAATTTCTATAAAAAAAATAGACGACCTCTTTTTACTTCTCATATGATTGATCTATCTAAAGAAAGCTTAGAAGAAAATATATCAACTTGTAGAAAATATTTAAAGATAATGAAAAAAATTAATATGATGTTAGAAATAGAATTAGGATGTACAGGAGGAGAAGAAGATGGGGTAGATAATACCAAGATAGATAAAGAATTACTTTATACACAACCTAAAGATGTTAATTATGCTTATGAAAGACTAAATAAAATTAGCCATAATTTTAGTATTGCAGCCTCATTTGGTAATATACATGGTGTCTATCAACCTGGAAATGTTGATCTTCGACCTATTATTTTAAAAAATTCACAAGAATATGTAAGTATGAAACATAATCTACAAAAAAATCCATTAAATTTAGTTTTTCATGGTGGTTCAGGTTCAAATTCACAAGAAATACAAGAATCTATAAAATATGGCATTGTTAAAATGAATATTGATACTGATATACAATGGGCAACATGGAATGGTGTTTTAAAATTTTACAAAAAAAATAAAGAATTTTTACAGCATCAGTTAGGAAATCACAATGATAAACACAAACCAAATAAAAAATATTATGATCCAAGATCATGGATAAGAGAAGCACAAAAATCAATGTCTATTAGATTAGAGACATCATTTAAAGAATTGAACGCTTTTAATATACTTTAA